The region GCCAACTTTTAAAAGCCTGTTTATCTTAGGATAGACAGGGTTTTTTTATGGCAATAAACCGGAAAATACCTATCGAATGCAGGGATAAAAAAACGATCCCGATTCTAAAACACACCTGTGTTTATCTGAACCGGAACCGGAAAATTTATAAATTGAGTGTTGAAAAACTATTCTGTTTTAACGGAAAAGGTAGCGGATGCTTAAGCCACCACCATCAAACCAAAAACCGGAATGACCCACAAAATTTATTGCAGGTTTCCAGTCTAAGCTAATATTTAGTGGTACTTCACTGAAATTGTATTCTAACCCAAGAATTCCATCTGCGCCAATTACTGTGTATGATTGGTCATCATCGGCCCAAGCGGCATCGTTACCATTCCAAAAACCAAGGTGACCACCTCCGCCCCAGTACCAGAAAAAACCCTGTGTATCAAAGGCCGGATAGTGCATTTCATAAAGGCCGGTTACACCAAACCCTGCCCATCGGCTCGAAACAATTCCTTCTAAAGCAGCTTGTTCACCAATAAAATGCTTAACTGTAATTCCATTGGCCAATCCTCCTCTTAATCCTAAACCTGTTTTATATTGCTGAGCATTCATCGTAAATGAAGCTAAAACGATTGCAAAAATCACTAAACTATACTTCTTCATAATATTGTTTACTTTAATTCATTAGTTAAACTAATAGTTTGCAGAGATGTTTAGCGCATGAGGTACATTTTACCCCATCCTTTTTTGAAAAAACCATCCGTACCGGTGTTTCTTAAATCGACTTTTTCACCGTTGATTCGTATGGTTACTTTGTAAAGATATACACCATTGGCCAGTCGGTCGCCGTATTCATCGGTCCCATCCCAGGCAAATTCAGTTATGTTTTTCCCTACGTAAACAGGGCCCAGTTCGTTCATTTCAATGCGGCGAACAAGCTTACCGGAGATGGTGTAAATATCAATATTAAACTCATCGGGTATTTGGTTACCTGTGAGGGTAAAGACAAAACGCGTACTTGTGCTAAATGGGTTTGGGTAGTTGAAAATGTTCGTTATGGTACTTTCGTTGATAATTTGAAATTCTATCTGGTAATCATTTATGCCGGATAAATTATCGGATGCATCTCGGGCCTGCACCCTGAGCTGATAAACGCCATTTTTTTCAAATTCGGGCATGTAAGTTATTGAAGCTTTTCTGTCGTTGCTTTCAGGTTCCCAAATAATGGTACCATTGGCTATACCAGGGCCTAAATAAACACGTTTTTCTTCGTCGCCTTCTCTTTTCAGGTACAAGGCAAATAGAGAGGTGTCTGACAACGATAAATACGGGTTTTCATCGGTAAGCTGAATTTTTATTGTGGGCTGCGCACTAACTATTTCACCGTTCATGATGTGCCGGCCATCAAATGTTACATCAAGCAGGGGGTTTGTTTCATCACCATACACAAAAAATGGCAGACTGCCTATGTTATTAAAACCAAAGAAATCTTCCGCGCTGTTTTGTTGGTATTCAACCCATAAGGTGTGATAGCCCTTGAAACCATTGGTTTCAAATTTTACTGTATCATTTGTTGATGTATTTTTTTCAAGTGCTGATATGGTATTTGTTTGAGCAGCCACGGTTTCATTTGTGCTGTTGGTGATTCTGTAATTTATTGCTGTAGCAGGAGAAGAAATATCAGAAATATTTCTGTATGCCAGTGAAAGTGCAATCTGATCGCCTTCCTGAACACTGTCTTTCGGGAAATGGAAGTGGTCGCCGGGAGAAATAGCAATGTCGCTTTTAGGTTCATATTTCAGTGTAATACTGGTCGGATAGGCCGGAGTCTTGTTCACCACGTCGCGTGTATAAAAACGCAATTTTAAATAGGGATGCTCATTGGCATTAACCGTCGACAGGTCGAAAGGTGTTGATGTATGAGAGATATTACCAAATAGCACGTGATCGGATTTTGTACTTTCATTTTTACTTAAAACATCAATATGGACACTGTCTTCGGCTTGTATTAAATTTTCATTGTACGCCCAGCTGATACTGTTCCAACTGTTGGCCGGGCCAATCCAATCGGTGATTATATTGCCATAGTCAAAATTGTCTTTCAGGTCCACAGTAAGCGTAATAACATCGTCTGGATCGTCACCGGCTATTTCCTGTGCTTTATCAGGCAGGCCTTTTTGACCGAAGAAGATATAGGGATAATTGTTGGGCACACCTCTTATGATAGTAGCACCCATATTTTCAAAAGCTTCGAAATGGCGATTTTCCCAGTTTTCAAAGTTCCCGTTTGAAATGGTATACATTAACACAAAGTGTCCGTCAGGGACTACGTTATTTATGAGCTCAATCACATTATCGAGTGCCGTTTCATTGCTATAAAATACGAACTGGGTATGGGGGTAAGTATGGCTATAGCATTGCGGATAATTGATGTGACCGTAGTCGCCATGATCTGCCGGCCAGGCCTGAAACTCGGTAGAATCTATTATGGCCAGTACTACGAAATTACCAGCACCGCAAGCTCCACTTGTTCTTGCGTTATTCAGGTTGAAATATATGTCACCTAATTCAGCATTGCTGGGTGACCCAATGTTTTGAACAAAAAGTTCATTGGAGGCTTCCTGAAATGCAAATCCATTGCTTGTCGGAACAATAAACTGTAAATCATTTTCTATCAGTTGATCATGCTTCTCCTGCGACCAACCTTGCTCGTTCGATCTGGCAGTGAATGATTTCTGAACCCATTCGAACTGATCGTTTTCATCTCTGGTGCCTGTGCGCCAAAAATATGTTTGTCCCTCTGCGGCTGCAATTTGCGGGTTCCATTCAATCACACCACCTGAAAAATATTTTTCTATTGTCCTTTTAAAAGGGGAATTGAATTCCGATGTGGTATCAATTTCAATCTTAGCATACACCTCATTTATGAAGGGATCGCCTGTAGACGCCCTGAGCACCAATGAATCGCGGGCATTTATAGCAAAGGGATAAGGATAAACAGGGAAAAGGCTTGTGGATTTTACATTCACCGGAATCTCAAGTGAATTATTAAATTCGTCCAGTTCGGGATAGATGTTGAGATAATCGGCGGTGATGCGTATAATATTGAGTCCCGCTCCATTTTGACGGTTTATTTGCAGATATGTGGTGATGGTATCCTGGAAAAATATTCCATTTCTGCTAATGGTAAATATTGAATCTGATCCATCGGGCAGCGTATGTTCTACCTGGTAATTAATTTCACCTGTGATGGTTTTGCCAATGTTTGTGGCAATAAATTTTACGGCAAAGGAATCGATGACCGTGGAAACCTGCGCAGGCTGTACTTCTGCCAGGTTGTTTTGTAATACAATATCCGGCTCGTCGTATTGGTTTAATACCACAGCCGGGTCTCCATGAAGGGTAAAGTTGAGTGCGGTACCAATTCCCAACAGAGAGGAAGACGACTCAACTTGTTGCGCGATGGCCATTTTTACAGCCATACCTAACCCCTGGCCATAATTGTTTACGGCTAAATTTTTATAAAAATTGCCTGAAAAATCGTTAAGCAGGCTGGGGTACCCCTGAAAAACCGATGCCAGAAATGCAATGGCCCCTTTATTGGGAATGAGCACCCACTTTTCGCTGGCACTGCCTGTGTATTGTGTGTGAATGTTGCCTGAATAGCATGAATTGGCCAGCATCATGGGATATTTCCCCAGGTTATTATATGCCGAGGGTTCATCAATATCCTGGTCGAAACCATCAGAATAGCCATGTCCGAAGAATGTGAGCAGCGATGATCCGTTATTAATTAAACTTTTTATGCTATCGGAGCTGGTAATTTGTATAGGATCGGAGCTGTTTTTTAAAAAAGTGGAAACACGGGCTCCCATCAGGGTATCTTCAATTATGTTTTTAAAGTTATCGAGATAATTGGCAAAGGTGGTTTGCTCAGTTTCGTTGTTCCCCCCACCAAAGTGAACCACATTTTTCATCCATTGAGCAGGAGGCTGATTTTCCAAAGCCTGAACTTTATCGAGATAATTGTTGATCTCCTGGTTCGATTGCACGGCAAGGCGACTTATGGCAACCTCTGTTTTGTAGCTGTTTTTTGTAATATGCGTAGCCATGAGATTATCAGAGGCCGGATAACCCATTGTGGGAACAAAGGTAAAAGCATGATTTGTTGTGTTTTTCCGGCTTAGATTAATACTACGCGCTTTGCCTATCAGTAACACGTACTGTGGCAATGTATCGGTTGAACTGTGGTAGTATTTCAAATAATTTCTGATGCCCAAAGGATGTTTTTCGAGGCCCCAGGCAAAGTGGTTATAGAGCACATCTGTGGTAATCACCGCTGCATTGCGATAAGCAGCATAGTTGTTGGCTCCATTTTCAAAATTGGGGTGGGTTATGATGATGTAATCACTATTGGTTGTTGCTGGGAGTGTTGTGTTGGCTTGTTTGATATACCCCGGCGCATCATAGGCCTGCTGAATAACCAGATAATGATTTTCAGCCGAAGGAGGCAGGGTAAATTCCCAGTTGGTACCATTAAACTGCGGTGAGGGGTTGATGTGATTGGCAGTATCATAAACCAAGGGTGTAACACTTTCAGGAATGCCCTGCAGTGTAATTATTTGATTAGACGTGCTTTTTTCCACCATGAACGTGCGGCGATTCTGACTGGCAAAGTCGAATGCTGCCGGATAAAGGGTTTGTATGTGTGAAATTGTCATGTTATCGGCTGCTACATTCAAATCATCAATGCTGCGATAAATGATATTGTTGCTCTCCGATAATGCTGATGTGTTTACAGCAAATTGCTTTTTTACGGCGGTTTTCCCACTGAATGTGGTATCAAACACAGTCCCACCGGGTAATTCAATTTGCAGGTGGTGGTTGTCTCCAAATGCTGTTGCATCACCAAAACTTACAACAGCGGTTTCAATCGTAATGGTTTCACCTGTATTTTGAACTCCCGGAAGAAACAGGTTTTTGGTTCGTGTGTTACCCAGGGTAATGGTTTGATTGTCGAACCATCCTTTGGCATTATTATATTCAGGGAACTCTTCGCCCATAAACATGTTTGCCGTGTACATTTGCAAGGCTTGCGATGCGCCATGATTTACAACAGTCGCATCTGTAGCATTAAAAGCCGTCTCAACATAGCGTTTATTGTTTGTGCTGTTGTTCCAGGTTAAAAAATAGGCAGCAGTATCTGTTATTTGACTGTAGTAAGGGTTGATTTGGGAAGTTATGGAATCGAACATACCCACATCGAACCAACCGGTATTACGTTCACCATAAAATTCCAGGTAATTGAGTACACCGCCTGATTTCACTACATGTACAGGAATCTCATTTCCTTTGTATATGATTTGAATATTTTCGGCGCTGAATGAACTTACTGGTACACCCGCAGCAGAAAGATCGCTAATGGAAAGGCGTACAACACCATCATTTGGCACACCAATTTTGTAGTAATACTGATCTGCCTGTATCCAGCTGTTGATTGGTTGTGCAACAGCAGAAACAGAAATGCATAAAATAACTATGAGGTTGAATAAGGTTCGCATCATTAATAGTCAAAGCTTTATACAAACATAACAGTTTTTCGGGCAAAAAGTCGGTTGTTTTTTGAGGAATTTTGTGATGGTAGGTTGATAAGTTTGTAATTTGGTAGGTTGAGTAATTTGGTAGTTGATTAGGTAATTTGGTTTCATGTTTAAGGTTGCAAGCTCAGGTTGCAAGGTTGATTGGTTGCCGGTATGGCAAGCGTTCTCTTTGATTTTAAGACACCCTTCCCCAAAGAGCTACTCAGTTCTCTTCGGTTTGCGCATTCCTGCCTAAAGAGCTACTCAGAGAACTCAGAGAACGGTTGGTGTGGGGTGAAAAATTAACGGTGTTTCTTCAGTCCGGAGGACTGACATATCGGTAGAAAGCCGTAATGTAGACGGAATTCGCCGCGACGGAAATGTTTTCGTCATGTAATGAAGCAGTTATCGGCGAAATTGACAGGAAGAGATTCATGTAACGCACGCCGCGGTAAATTTTTACGCCACGAGCGCAGCAGGATCTTATGTTGTGGATCCCTGAAGGTAAAGGTCTACATTTATTTGACCGGATCGTAGGTTTCGCCGATGATTTGGTTTTGTGGTATGCCCGGGGCGTTGCCCGTGGGTTAGTGCTTGCTGCCCCTTCGGGGCGGAGAAAAATGGATACGCTTTTCTGTTAACCTGTGCGGTGGTGCCCTACAGGGTCCAGGGCGCGGGATGGCGTATGCTGTTCCGGAGGCAATGTGGAGAAGCTATGCGCTGCGGGCATTTTTGAACATGATGTTGAACATGGCGCGCCAGAAATAACACCAGTCGGTGCGGAACGGGTGTTTTTGATAAGCTTTCAGGTATTTTAATTCTGATGCCTGAATTTCTTCCAGTGTGGTGGGCATATCTGCATAAAATGGCGGAACCAGGCCGGGTTTGGCTTTTGTGCGCTCCTGTTTTACCTCTTCTGCGTAAAGGTTGTAATAATGCGTGCTCAGTGGCCTCACACCCACAAGCTTCATTTCGCCTTTGATCCAATTGATGAGCATGGGCAGTTCATCAATCCAGAATTTGCGCATGAATTTTCCAATGGTGGTAACCCGGAAATCATTTTTGAATTTGCCTCCTTCTTTCAGGTTATAATGTTTATAAATGTATGGTTGCAAATATTCTGAAAAGGGGTGCATGGTGCGAAACTTGTACACGTAAAATTCTTTACCGCCTTTACCTACGCGGCGCAATTTAATGAGCGGCCCATAGGTCGGGTTGGTATCTTTATAAGGTTTACGTATTTTCCGTCCCACAAAATAGAGGTGATTATTGATAGTGGCGATTTCTTCCACATCAAATCCACAGGAATAGAGCCTCCCCAGTGTTTCTGCTTTCGATATTACACGGTTTTGCCCGCGTGTCAGAAAAAAATAAAGTTTTTTGGTAATGTTAAATTTGGGTGCCAGTCGTTTAAATATAAAATCGAAAGTATAATAAATGACATTGAGCACCGGCGGAAACTTTCGCATGATGCGTTTTTTGCGCATATTTTTAGTTTCCACGCATCCAATGAACAATCCGTTGGTGCATATTTTAGTATTAACTGCTTCAAAAAATTTGTTGACATACCTGATATCATTTATGCGCTTTAAATTGGCAATGGCACTAAAAGAATCATCAGGCAGTTTGAGTACATTGAATCGAGTTGTGGTCGAAAGTATGGTGTAATCGTCTGCCGTAAGGTCAAAATATTTATTAATTAACCGGTATACTTCCTCCCCTGACTCCTGAATTATGTAAGATGAGATATGAGAAGAGACAAAATGTTTACCTTCTTTAACCCTGGCCTTTTCCCGTTTTTGTTCTGCCCGTTCACGCGCAAGGCTTTCTCGAGTTTCGATAAAATCCTGCAGCGAGTCATCAATTTTTTTGGAGTGCACCAGCTGCTTGTAGGTGATAAAAAACACCAATTCTAAAAATGTACCTGCTATAATTGTAACGAACAGCACAAACCGTGAAAGCTCAAGTTCGCGCAGCCCGTACATTGTAAGGGTTGTAACACCTGCAATAATGATATTGATTCTTAAAACAGCCGGTAAAATCCGGCGTAAATCCCTTTTGCTTCCCAGGTCATATTTTTTGAAGAGTATGGAAATTACAATCCAGCAGACAATTAAAATCAGCAGTATATCGTAATGGTTTTGCACATAGGTAATGGGCAGCGTATGGGGTTTAAAAAGTATAGCGATCCATACCGACATCAACACGATGACAATACCCGTAAAGAAGCGAAAATAAGTAGAAAAGCGCGTAAACATTGATTTTTATACTGTTGGGGTCAATAAAAAGCAAATCCCTGGTTTTTCAGCCTGCAATATACAAAATAAGACTCAATTGAAACCGGGTGTTTATACGGATATCATTTATTCATTGATTAGTATTTCTTTGTGCTTGTCCAATGGCAATTATGTTGCTCTGTCCTTTGATATAAAACCGGCAGAGGCTGTTGAAGTAAATCAGTCGAAAAGGCATTGCAAATAGCGCCCCGGACGAAGTAGTATGTCGGAATTACCTGAAGAAAGTTTGAGAAAGACGGCTGCGCAAGGGCTTCCGGTGAAGTTCCGTCAACAAAGACATTACCAGTGACGTTATTTAATAATATTTCACGCAACGATCGCAACGCAGGAACTCGTGGCGTTCGCTGCGTGTTTTATCGTGGCGTTCGTGGCGAGAAATTATTACCATGAAAGGAACCTCGCCATCATAAGTGGAGCTGTTTAATGTTATTCAGCATTACTAAATTTAACGTGAGCTCGAGCTAAGCGAGCTTCCCGAAGGTAAATCCACGCTAATTGGAGAGAATAGAAGGCGGATTTTCGCGAATAAAACCTGAGACGGTATCCGTCTTAATCAGTATATCTAAGATATTTCTCTTAACAGTGCAAAGGGCTAAAGACTCTGCGATTATGCTATCCCGTCTGTTTTTTACTGCATTTAACAGCTTAATCCGTGTTCTAATTATTATGATTCAATTCTTATTTCGGGTTGACGTTATTTAATAATAATTCACGCAACGATCGCAACGAAGACGCAACGATCGCGACGTAAGAACTCGTGGCGCTCGCTGCGTGTTTTATCGTGGCGTTCGTGGCGAGAAATTATTACCATGAAAGGAACCTCGCCATCATAAAGGAGCTGTTTAATGTTATTCAGCATTACTAAATTTAACGTGAGCTCGAGCTAAGCGAGCTTCCCGAAGGTAAATCCACGCTAATTGGAGAGAATAGAAGGCGGATTTTCGCGAATAAAACCTGAGACGGTATCCGTCTTAATCAGTATATCTAAGATATTTCTCTTAACAGTGCAAAGGGCTAAAGACTCTGCGATTATGCTATCCCGTCTGTTTTTTACTGCATTTAACAGCTTAATCCGTGTTCTAATTATTATGATTCAATTCTTATTTCGGGTTGACGTTATTTAATAATAATTCACGCAACGATCGCAACGAAGACGCAACGATCGCGACGTAAGAACTCGTGGCGCTCGCTGCGTGTTTTATCGTGGCGTTCGTGGCGAGAAATTATTACCATGAAAGGAACCTCGCCATCATAAAGGAGCTGTTTAATGTTATTCAGCATTACTAAATTTAACGTGAGCTCGAGCTAAGCGAGCTTCCCGAAGGTAAATCCACGCTAATTGGAGAGAATAGAAGGCGGATTTTCGCGAATAAAACCTGAGACGGTATCCGTCTTAATCAGTATATCTAAGATATTTCTCTTAACAGTGCAAAGAGCTAAAGACCCCGCGATGATTCTATCCCGCCTGTTTTTTTACTGCATTTAACAGCCTAATCCGCGTTCTAAAGTGTTATGATTCTATTTTTACAAGGGGTTGCCGTTAAAATAATTTGGCATTTACATCCTTTTATCAAAAAACAGGTTGGTGGCGCAGGCATTATTTGTAATTTTGAATTTCGTTTAGGGATAAAAACTATGTCAGAGAAAAATTGGTACGCCGTTTATACCAGGCCAAGATCGGAGAAAAAGACGCATCAAATGCTTTTGGAGCGTGGTATAGAGACGTATTTACCATTGATTAAGACATTAAGACAATGGAGCGACCGTAAAAAACGGGTTGAATTGCCATTGATTCCATCTTATGTATTTGTTAATATTGAGGAAAAAAATTATCGGAGCGTGCTGGAGGTCGATGGCGCGCTAGGTTTTATTACCTTTGAACGGAAAAAAGTGCCCATACCCGAAAGGCAAATGAAAGCCTTAATGGGCATCGTAGAGCACGGATTAGATGTGGAAGCCACCGCAGCAAACATCCATTCGGGAGATAAGGTGCGCATTGGCTCCGGGCCATTACGAGGCACACAGGGAGAAGTGGTAGACATTGCCGGCAAAAACCGGTTTGTATTAAGAATAGATATGGGCTATACCCTGATTGTGGATATTCAGGGAGCCGAAATCATAAAAGTCTGACACAGAACAGACGAAGCTCTTTTGCTTACTCCCCCAATGGGAGTGAGGGAGGCGAAGCTGTGGAAAAACGGTGACTAGTTATTGGTGACTAGTGATTAGTGTTTAGAAACTAGTGACTAGTAATTAGTGATCAGAAAAACCAGTCACCAACAACCAGTCACCAACAACCAA is a window of Salinivirga cyanobacteriivorans DNA encoding:
- a CDS encoding C25 family cysteine peptidase — protein: MMRTLFNLIVILCISVSAVAQPINSWIQADQYYYKIGVPNDGVVRLSISDLSAAGVPVSSFSAENIQIIYKGNEIPVHVVKSGGVLNYLEFYGERNTGWFDVGMFDSITSQINPYYSQITDTAAYFLTWNNSTNNKRYVETAFNATDATVVNHGASQALQMYTANMFMGEEFPEYNNAKGWFDNQTITLGNTRTKNLFLPGVQNTGETITIETAVVSFGDATAFGDNHHLQIELPGGTVFDTTFSGKTAVKKQFAVNTSALSESNNIIYRSIDDLNVAADNMTISHIQTLYPAAFDFASQNRRTFMVEKSTSNQIITLQGIPESVTPLVYDTANHINPSPQFNGTNWEFTLPPSAENHYLVIQQAYDAPGYIKQANTTLPATTNSDYIIITHPNFENGANNYAAYRNAAVITTDVLYNHFAWGLEKHPLGIRNYLKYYHSSTDTLPQYVLLIGKARSINLSRKNTTNHAFTFVPTMGYPASDNLMATHITKNSYKTEVAISRLAVQSNQEINNYLDKVQALENQPPAQWMKNVVHFGGGNNETEQTTFANYLDNFKNIIEDTLMGARVSTFLKNSSDPIQITSSDSIKSLINNGSSLLTFFGHGYSDGFDQDIDEPSAYNNLGKYPMMLANSCYSGNIHTQYTGSASEKWVLIPNKGAIAFLASVFQGYPSLLNDFSGNFYKNLAVNNYGQGLGMAVKMAIAQQVESSSSLLGIGTALNFTLHGDPAVVLNQYDEPDIVLQNNLAEVQPAQVSTVIDSFAVKFIATNIGKTITGEINYQVEHTLPDGSDSIFTISRNGIFFQDTITTYLQINRQNGAGLNIIRITADYLNIYPELDEFNNSLEIPVNVKSTSLFPVYPYPFAINARDSLVLRASTGDPFINEVYAKIEIDTTSEFNSPFKRTIEKYFSGGVIEWNPQIAAAEGQTYFWRTGTRDENDQFEWVQKSFTARSNEQGWSQEKHDQLIENDLQFIVPTSNGFAFQEASNELFVQNIGSPSNAELGDIYFNLNNARTSGACGAGNFVVLAIIDSTEFQAWPADHGDYGHINYPQCYSHTYPHTQFVFYSNETALDNVIELINNVVPDGHFVLMYTISNGNFENWENRHFEAFENMGATIIRGVPNNYPYIFFGQKGLPDKAQEIAGDDPDDVITLTVDLKDNFDYGNIITDWIGPANSWNSISWAYNENLIQAEDSVHIDVLSKNESTKSDHVLFGNISHTSTPFDLSTVNANEHPYLKLRFYTRDVVNKTPAYPTSITLKYEPKSDIAISPGDHFHFPKDSVQEGDQIALSLAYRNISDISSPATAINYRITNSTNETVAAQTNTISALEKNTSTNDTVKFETNGFKGYHTLWVEYQQNSAEDFFGFNNIGSLPFFVYGDETNPLLDVTFDGRHIMNGEIVSAQPTIKIQLTDENPYLSLSDTSLFALYLKREGDEEKRVYLGPGIANGTIIWEPESNDRKASITYMPEFEKNGVYQLRVQARDASDNLSGINDYQIEFQIINESTITNIFNYPNPFSTSTRFVFTLTGNQIPDEFNIDIYTISGKLVRRIEMNELGPVYVGKNITEFAWDGTDEYGDRLANGVYLYKVTIRINGEKVDLRNTGTDGFFKKGWGKMYLMR
- a CDS encoding sugar transferase, with amino-acid sequence MFTRFSTYFRFFTGIVIVLMSVWIAILFKPHTLPITYVQNHYDILLILIVCWIVISILFKKYDLGSKRDLRRILPAVLRINIIIAGVTTLTMYGLRELELSRFVLFVTIIAGTFLELVFFITYKQLVHSKKIDDSLQDFIETRESLARERAEQKREKARVKEGKHFVSSHISSYIIQESGEEVYRLINKYFDLTADDYTILSTTTRFNVLKLPDDSFSAIANLKRINDIRYVNKFFEAVNTKICTNGLFIGCVETKNMRKKRIMRKFPPVLNVIYYTFDFIFKRLAPKFNITKKLYFFLTRGQNRVISKAETLGRLYSCGFDVEEIATINNHLYFVGRKIRKPYKDTNPTYGPLIKLRRVGKGGKEFYVYKFRTMHPFSEYLQPYIYKHYNLKEGGKFKNDFRVTTIGKFMRKFWIDELPMLINWIKGEMKLVGVRPLSTHYYNLYAEEVKQERTKAKPGLVPPFYADMPTTLEEIQASELKYLKAYQKHPFRTDWCYFWRAMFNIMFKNARSA
- a CDS encoding UpxY family transcription antiterminator — translated: MSEKNWYAVYTRPRSEKKTHQMLLERGIETYLPLIKTLRQWSDRKKRVELPLIPSYVFVNIEEKNYRSVLEVDGALGFITFERKKVPIPERQMKALMGIVEHGLDVEATAANIHSGDKVRIGSGPLRGTQGEVVDIAGKNRFVLRIDMGYTLIVDIQGAEIIKV